The Gammaproteobacteria bacterium genome contains a region encoding:
- a CDS encoding S8 family serine peptidase codes for MAEWEDLELRLDAPPPGELRGEGVRIAVVDSGVHAAHPHVGGVAGGVAIGSDGSEADDYVDWLGHGTAVTAAIKEKAPAAELFAVKVFGDRLATSCGALVRAIEWAAEHEARLVNLSLGTSNPAHEARLAAAVTRAAEQGALVVSARQSDGVRWLPGSIHGAIGVLLDWSCSRHSVRVGIDHQGDPAFLASGFPRPIPGVSPARNLGGISFAVANVTGVLARLLEAEPEVGSAGQVFEQARRYAVRRPATQ; via the coding sequence ATGGCAGAATGGGAAGACCTCGAGCTGCGGCTGGACGCCCCGCCGCCGGGCGAACTTCGAGGTGAGGGTGTGCGCATCGCGGTGGTGGACAGCGGCGTTCACGCGGCGCATCCCCACGTGGGTGGAGTGGCCGGCGGCGTGGCCATTGGGTCGGACGGATCGGAAGCCGACGACTACGTCGACTGGCTCGGCCACGGGACGGCCGTCACCGCCGCCATCAAGGAGAAGGCGCCCGCAGCCGAGTTGTTCGCCGTGAAGGTGTTCGGCGACCGGCTGGCCACCAGTTGCGGCGCCTTGGTGCGGGCCATCGAGTGGGCGGCCGAGCATGAGGCGCGGCTGGTAAACCTCAGTCTGGGCACGTCGAATCCGGCGCACGAAGCCAGGCTGGCCGCGGCCGTGACACGGGCGGCGGAGCAGGGAGCGCTCGTAGTCTCGGCCCGGCAGAGTGATGGCGTGCGCTGGCTTCCGGGGTCGATTCACGGCGCCATCGGGGTACTGCTGGACTGGAGCTGCTCCCGCCATTCGGTGCGGGTGGGCATCGACCATCAGGGAGATCCGGCGTTCCTCGCCTCGGGTTTCCCCCGACCGATTCCTGGCGTTTCCCCGGCGCGCAACCTGGGCGGAATCAGCTTCGCGGTGGCCAACGTGACGGGTGTTCTTGCCCGGCTGCTGGAAGCAGAGCCGGAGGTGGGCAGCGCCGGTCAGGTCTTCGAACAGGCCCGCCGTTACGCCGTCCGGCGGCCCGCCACCCAGTAG
- a CDS encoding ABC transporter ATP-binding protein, with product MSRRSRALFDREVRWALGFVRPYAKWLVLILALSLASTALSLYIPYLSKDLVDTALLGQDGAALTRIVALFAGITVVSFGLNVVSGMRYTRTSADILFDMRLALYRHLQRLSPRFYARTPIGDIMSRINNDIGEIQRVVSESLLSWLGNIAYLLGTVGILLWLDARLFLVSLAILPPCLWALVRYRRRLESVTAELRERSAGIGSFLIETILGLKLTVASNAQRREQRRFRRKNDAFIHTLMSMRLLTYLAGGLPGLILAGGVAVIFLYGGQRVIAEAITMGTFVAFMAYQMRLLGPIQGLMGLYASLATARVSLGRVHVILDTPVEVREPEAPVHVDGLPGEKQGEARKPGAPVPGERLGGEMRLEGVSFSFGRGEPVLDGVDLVVAEGEVVAVVGASGSGKSTIVDLLSRQLDPDAGRILLGGRDLRALRLADVRAAVVPVEQEPFLFNTTIAENIRYGRPDASDAEVAAAARAVGLDAFLATLPVGLETQVGEQGRELSAGQRQRVAVARAFLADPRVLVLDEPTSSLDPASERALMEGYQAVMRDRTTILVSHRLALARRADRVVVLERGRIVEEGTATELLGRRGTFARLFGGEEG from the coding sequence GTGAGTCGTCGCTCGCGAGCCCTGTTCGATCGCGAGGTCCGCTGGGCCCTCGGCTTCGTCCGTCCGTACGCGAAGTGGCTCGTCCTGATCCTCGCGCTGAGCCTGGCAAGCACGGCGCTCTCGCTCTACATCCCCTACCTCTCCAAGGACCTGGTGGACACCGCCCTGCTGGGGCAGGACGGCGCCGCGCTCACCCGCATCGTCGCGCTGTTCGCGGGGATCACCGTGGTATCGTTCGGGCTGAACGTGGTCTCCGGGATGCGCTACACGCGCACGTCGGCGGACATCCTCTTCGACATGCGCCTGGCGCTGTACCGGCACCTGCAGCGGCTCTCGCCCCGCTTCTACGCGCGCACCCCCATCGGCGACATCATGTCGCGCATCAACAACGACATCGGCGAGATCCAGCGCGTGGTTTCCGAGAGCCTGCTGTCGTGGCTGGGCAACATCGCGTACCTGCTGGGGACGGTCGGGATCCTGCTCTGGCTGGATGCCCGGCTCTTCCTGGTGAGCCTCGCGATCCTGCCGCCGTGCCTGTGGGCGCTGGTGCGTTACCGGAGGCGCCTTGAGAGCGTTACCGCGGAGCTGCGCGAGCGGAGCGCCGGGATCGGCAGCTTCCTGATCGAGACCATTCTCGGGCTCAAGCTCACCGTGGCGTCGAACGCGCAGCGGCGGGAGCAGAGGCGGTTCCGGAGGAAGAACGACGCCTTCATCCACACCCTGATGTCGATGCGGCTGCTGACCTACCTCGCGGGCGGGCTGCCCGGGCTGATCCTGGCGGGCGGGGTGGCGGTCATCTTCCTGTACGGGGGCCAGCGGGTGATCGCGGAGGCGATCACGATGGGGACGTTCGTCGCCTTCATGGCCTACCAGATGCGGCTGCTGGGACCCATCCAGGGGTTGATGGGACTGTACGCGAGCCTCGCCACCGCGCGGGTCTCGCTTGGGCGTGTGCATGTGATTCTGGACACCCCGGTCGAGGTGCGGGAGCCTGAGGCGCCTGTCCACGTTGACGGGCTGCCGGGCGAGAAGCAGGGGGAGGCGCGGAAGCCGGGCGCACCGGTCCCCGGGGAGAGGCTGGGCGGGGAGATGCGGCTGGAGGGAGTGAGCTTCTCGTTCGGGCGCGGGGAGCCGGTGCTGGACGGGGTCGACCTGGTGGTGGCGGAGGGGGAGGTGGTGGCGGTCGTGGGTGCGAGCGGGAGCGGCAAGTCCACCATCGTGGACCTGCTGTCGCGGCAGCTCGACCCGGACGCGGGCCGGATCCTGCTGGGCGGCCGCGACCTGCGCGCGCTTCGGCTCGCGGACGTGCGCGCCGCAGTGGTGCCGGTGGAGCAGGAGCCGTTCCTGTTCAACACCACCATCGCGGAGAACATCCGCTACGGCCGGCCGGACGCGTCCGACGCGGAGGTGGCGGCGGCCGCGCGCGCGGTGGGGCTGGACGCCTTCCTCGCGACCCTGCCGGTCGGCCTGGAGACGCAGGTGGGCGAGCAGGGGCGGGAGCTGTCGGCGGGGCAGCGGCAGCGGGTCGCGGTCGCGCGCGCCTTCCTGGCCGACCCGCGGGTGCTCGTGCTCGACGAACCCACCTCCTCGCTCGACCCGGCCTCTGAGCGCGCGCTGATGGAGGGCTACCAGGCCGTGATGCGGGACCGCACGACCATCCTGGTGTCCCACCGTCTCGCGCTCGCCCGGCGGGCCGACCGCGTGGTGGTGCTGGAGCGCGGCCGCATCGTCGAGGAGGGCACGGCGACGGAGCTGCTGGGTCGGCGCGGTACGTTCGCCCGGTTGTTCGGGGGGGAGGAGGGTTAG
- the qhpC gene encoding quinohemoprotein amine dehydrogenase subunit gamma produces MALKPINRKADRMVTYLANQGDVPPAEQMAGPVGPAAGAVEGGADENAEDVVALGGRLPEVPEIPHIPLGCSLVFAPGWEVDEAGGTAGLCQPVERDLFDCHLACFWPAHVPDQLNHSPDWTGKCAAAQNDWRKLEMIFP; encoded by the coding sequence TTGGCACTGAAACCGATCAACCGCAAAGCGGACCGGATGGTGACCTACCTGGCGAACCAGGGCGACGTGCCCCCGGCCGAGCAGATGGCGGGTCCCGTGGGGCCGGCCGCCGGCGCGGTCGAGGGCGGCGCCGACGAGAACGCCGAGGACGTCGTCGCGCTCGGGGGACGGCTCCCGGAGGTGCCGGAGATCCCGCACATCCCGCTGGGGTGCTCGCTGGTCTTCGCGCCCGGCTGGGAGGTCGACGAGGCGGGCGGCACCGCGGGGCTCTGCCAGCCGGTGGAGCGCGACCTCTTCGACTGCCACCTGGCCTGCTTCTGGCCCGCCCACGTCCCGGACCAGCTGAACCACAGCCCGGACTGGACCGGCAAGTGCGCGGCCGCTCAGAACGACTGGCGCAAGCTGGAGATGATCTTCCCGTAG
- the peaB gene encoding quinohemoprotein amine dehydrogenase maturation protein, protein MSNAGITSPGGLSVSAATATPVIAAATEAANGAAVRANGAPAPAPPLSSGASPAAPGLLTPREFHAFQADGATFLYLVPSAAIFRMDDASLAVLRALETANRTPAELVQRLESRFPPEEVTNRIDELLGVRAIGLLGKPAPAPPDMLPPKGFPLTTMVLNVTSKCNLACTYCYEYGDDRIVEADSKPRYMDLETARESVDFMFEQGGSNRLVHLTFFGGETLLNFKLLKSTTAYARQRAREVGKEVDFSLTTNATLLKPEIVDWLAENRVGVTVSIDGPREVQDGLRVFSNGMGSYDIILPRIKDLLARHRTRPIGARVTLTSQNLDVKHIFRHLTEEIGFWEVGFAPVTSSSCRDFSISDAGYDKMLGQFEELAHDFLEHACADRHHGFSNVKDTLEEIHKGVSKAYPCGAGLGLMGVATDGDVALCHRFAGSDEHKIGSVSEGVDVDVQYDYLKKHHINSKTDCRTCWARPICAGGCYHEAHTRYGTTATPNLHFCEWVRSWTDTCLRVYGAISERNPAFLARFDA, encoded by the coding sequence ATGAGCAACGCAGGCATCACTTCGCCAGGCGGTTTGTCGGTGAGCGCCGCGACCGCGACACCGGTTATTGCTGCAGCCACCGAGGCTGCGAACGGGGCCGCTGTGCGAGCCAACGGAGCTCCGGCGCCCGCGCCGCCCCTCTCGTCCGGCGCTTCGCCGGCAGCCCCGGGTCTCCTCACTCCGAGGGAGTTCCACGCCTTCCAGGCGGACGGCGCGACGTTCCTCTACCTGGTGCCGAGCGCGGCGATCTTCCGCATGGACGATGCGTCGCTCGCGGTGCTCCGGGCGCTTGAGACGGCCAACCGCACGCCCGCCGAGCTGGTGCAGCGGCTGGAGAGCCGTTTCCCGCCGGAAGAAGTCACCAACCGCATCGATGAACTGCTGGGGGTGCGCGCCATCGGCCTCCTCGGCAAGCCCGCGCCGGCCCCTCCCGACATGCTGCCGCCCAAGGGCTTCCCGCTCACCACGATGGTCCTGAACGTCACCAGCAAGTGCAATCTGGCCTGCACCTACTGCTACGAGTACGGCGACGACCGCATCGTCGAAGCCGACTCCAAGCCCCGCTACATGGACCTCGAAACCGCCCGCGAGAGCGTCGACTTCATGTTCGAGCAGGGCGGGTCGAACCGGCTGGTGCACCTGACCTTCTTCGGCGGCGAGACCCTCCTCAACTTCAAGCTGCTCAAGAGCACCACCGCCTACGCCCGCCAGCGCGCACGCGAGGTGGGCAAGGAGGTCGACTTCAGCCTCACCACCAACGCCACGCTGCTCAAGCCCGAGATCGTCGACTGGCTGGCGGAGAACCGGGTGGGCGTGACCGTCTCCATCGACGGCCCTCGCGAAGTCCAGGACGGCCTGCGCGTCTTCTCCAACGGCATGGGCAGCTACGACATCATCCTGCCCAGGATCAAGGATCTGCTTGCGCGCCACCGGACCCGCCCCATCGGCGCGCGCGTTACCCTGACCAGCCAGAACCTGGACGTCAAGCACATCTTCAGGCACCTGACCGAGGAGATCGGATTCTGGGAGGTCGGCTTCGCGCCGGTGACCAGTTCGTCGTGCCGCGACTTCTCCATCTCGGACGCCGGCTACGACAAGATGCTCGGCCAGTTCGAGGAGCTCGCCCACGACTTCCTCGAGCACGCCTGCGCCGACCGCCATCACGGCTTCTCCAACGTGAAGGACACGCTGGAGGAGATCCACAAGGGCGTGAGCAAGGCGTACCCCTGCGGCGCCGGGCTCGGGCTCATGGGGGTGGCGACCGACGGCGACGTCGCGCTCTGCCATCGTTTCGCCGGCTCGGACGAGCACAAGATCGGGTCGGTGTCGGAGGGCGTCGACGTCGACGTGCAGTACGACTACCTGAAGAAGCACCACATCAACAGCAAGACCGACTGCCGCACCTGCTGGGCCCGTCCCATCTGCGCCGGCGGATGCTACCACGAGGCCCACACGCGGTACGGCACCACTGCAACCCCGAACCTCCACTTCTGCGAGTGGGTTCGGAGCTGGACCGACACCTGTCTTCGAGTCTACGGAGCCATCTCGGAGCGCAACCCCGCCTTCCTGGCGCGGTTCGACGCCTGA
- the peaA gene encoding quinohemoprotein amine dehydrogenase subunit alpha codes for MTRARLLARLIAAGSFVVASGASAQSDEEGFPIDHETIRARCAACHLPDSEGRMSRISFERKTPEGWQGSLQRMISLNGVTLAPEEAREIVKYLSDHQGLAPEELRPGLFEVEKRMIDHRYLADTDVEFTCIQCHSMGRVITQRRTREEWELLMSTHRGYYPLADFQAFLRMGPTPDQPGPDGEPPDTRQPMERAVDHLSEVFPLHTPEWAAWSATMRPPRLEGTWVMSGHQPGRGALYGTVTMGGGGEQDAFVTRASYTFPGTGETVTRRSRGLVYTGYQWRGRSFESDEADGAMREVMLVERGMNEISGRWFRGDYDEIGMDVRLTRLAGSPVVAGVHPRALQLGGGEREVRIFGAGFADGVGPGDVDLGPGLTVNRVVSASSEEIALNVTLAPDAVPGGRDVFVGGASLAGAVIVHDGVDRIQVLPRTGMARVGGIVFPKGYQQFEAVAFDDGPDGRPSSDDDLELGPIEVDWSLEEYAATFDDNDIEFVGAIDQTGLFVPAADGPNPDRDRNRNNVGDVWVVATLAQDDNGDRPLRARAHLVVTVPLYLLFDPGANVSTGASPDPAASSNGRGSRTPGPNPGMGRSPK; via the coding sequence TTGACCCGCGCGCGCCTGCTGGCGAGATTGATCGCCGCAGGCTCGTTCGTCGTCGCCTCCGGCGCCAGCGCCCAGAGCGACGAGGAAGGCTTCCCGATCGACCACGAAACCATCCGCGCCCGCTGCGCGGCGTGCCACCTCCCGGATTCCGAAGGGCGCATGTCGCGCATCTCCTTCGAGCGCAAGACGCCGGAGGGATGGCAGGGCTCGCTGCAGCGGATGATCTCGCTCAACGGCGTGACCCTCGCGCCCGAGGAGGCGCGCGAGATCGTGAAGTACCTCTCGGACCACCAGGGATTGGCGCCCGAGGAGCTGCGTCCCGGTCTTTTCGAGGTCGAGAAGCGGATGATCGACCACCGCTATCTGGCGGACACCGACGTCGAGTTCACCTGCATCCAGTGCCACTCGATGGGACGGGTGATCACGCAGCGGCGCACGCGCGAGGAGTGGGAGCTCCTGATGTCGACGCACCGCGGCTACTATCCGCTCGCGGACTTCCAGGCCTTCCTGCGCATGGGCCCCACGCCCGATCAGCCCGGTCCCGACGGGGAGCCGCCCGACACGCGCCAGCCCATGGAGCGCGCCGTCGACCACCTCTCCGAGGTCTTCCCCCTCCACACCCCCGAGTGGGCGGCGTGGTCGGCCACCATGCGCCCGCCCCGCCTGGAGGGCACATGGGTCATGTCGGGTCACCAGCCCGGACGCGGCGCGCTCTACGGCACGGTGACCATGGGGGGCGGCGGCGAACAGGACGCGTTCGTCACCCGTGCCAGCTACACCTTTCCGGGTACCGGCGAGACCGTCACCCGGCGGAGCCGCGGGCTGGTGTACACGGGATACCAGTGGCGGGGGCGCTCCTTCGAGTCCGATGAAGCCGATGGGGCGATGCGCGAGGTGATGTTGGTGGAGCGCGGCATGAACGAGATCAGCGGCCGCTGGTTCCGGGGCGATTACGATGAGATCGGCATGGATGTGCGCCTCACGCGCCTGGCTGGCTCCCCGGTCGTAGCGGGCGTGCATCCCCGCGCCCTCCAACTGGGTGGCGGCGAGCGCGAGGTGCGCATCTTCGGCGCCGGCTTCGCGGACGGCGTCGGGCCCGGAGATGTGGATCTGGGCCCCGGGCTGACCGTCAACAGGGTGGTCAGCGCCTCCTCCGAAGAGATCGCCCTCAATGTGACCCTGGCGCCCGACGCGGTCCCCGGCGGGCGCGACGTTTTCGTCGGGGGCGCGAGCCTGGCGGGAGCCGTGATCGTCCACGACGGCGTCGACCGCATCCAGGTGCTGCCGCGCACGGGCATGGCCCGCGTGGGCGGCATCGTCTTCCCGAAGGGGTACCAGCAGTTCGAGGCGGTCGCCTTCGACGACGGACCCGACGGGCGCCCAAGCTCCGACGACGATCTGGAGCTGGGGCCGATCGAGGTCGACTGGAGCCTCGAGGAATACGCGGCGACCTTCGACGACAACGACATCGAGTTCGTCGGCGCGATCGACCAGACCGGACTTTTCGTGCCCGCGGCCGACGGCCCCAACCCGGACCGCGACCGAAACCGCAACAACGTCGGCGACGTGTGGGTGGTGGCGACCCTCGCACAGGACGACAACGGCGACCGTCCCCTGCGGGCCCGCGCCCACCTGGTCGTGACCGTCCCGCTCTACCTCCTTTTCGACCCGGGAGCCAACGTGAGCACGGGAGCGAGCCCGGATCCGGCGGCAAGCTCGAACGGACGAGGAAGCCGAACCCCCGGACCGAATCCCGGAATGGGAAGGAGCCCTAAATGA
- a CDS encoding ribbon-helix-helix protein, CopG family, translating to MPRLTISLTDRTHRALREAAARQGRSMGAIIEESLEFRGILPSMTARDIVARARSSAGLSDEEAMALAVRETRRYRAGKDD from the coding sequence ATGCCACGCCTCACAATCAGCTTGACGGATCGTACACACCGGGCCTTGCGAGAGGCCGCGGCGCGACAAGGACGCTCCATGGGCGCGATCATCGAAGAGAGCCTTGAATTCAGGGGTATCCTTCCTTCCATGACGGCACGCGATATCGTCGCGCGAGCGCGTTCGAGTGCCGGCTTGAGCGATGAAGAGGCGATGGCATTGGCGGTGCGCGAAACCAGGCGATACCGGGCCGGGAAGGACGATTGA
- a CDS encoding PIN domain-containing protein, giving the protein MTRGVFVVDTNIVVSGMTSADPHNPPSRILDAMLDGRLLYLMSGALLSEYSGVLRRPGVARCHQQTEDEIDSLLTDLAANAVWREPGKSEAAPEPGDNHLWALLASQPGCQLITGDRLLLENPPRSGSVITPRDALAGAE; this is encoded by the coding sequence TTGACCCGGGGGGTCTTCGTCGTGGATACCAATATCGTCGTGTCCGGAATGACGAGTGCCGACCCGCACAACCCTCCGTCGCGGATTCTCGACGCAATGCTCGACGGCCGGCTGCTCTATCTGATGTCCGGAGCCTTGCTCTCGGAGTATTCGGGAGTGCTGCGACGACCCGGCGTGGCACGGTGTCATCAGCAAACCGAAGACGAGATCGACAGCCTGCTGACCGACCTGGCAGCGAACGCGGTGTGGCGCGAGCCAGGCAAGAGCGAAGCCGCCCCGGAACCGGGCGACAACCATCTCTGGGCGCTGCTCGCCAGCCAGCCCGGTTGTCAACTCATCACGGGAGACCGGCTGCTATTGGAGAACCCTCCGCGGTCCGGCTCGGTCATCACCCCTCGCGACGCCTTGGCTGGGGCCGAATAA
- a CDS encoding SRPBCC family protein, protein MNLDVEEHLDATERSVSVLERDGQPARAVILSRSYHTSLEDLWDAVTTSERLARWFLPVSGELKPGGRYQLEGNAGGAITACGRPWHFALTWEFGGDVSWVEVRFSQGGAGRARLKLTHTQRLSEHWSRYGPGATGIGWELGLLGLAFHLADPDAPKPDELAFATSRDGKAFIRGSGEGWEQAAVVSGEDPDAARAAARRTIAFYTGESADHA, encoded by the coding sequence ATGAACCTCGACGTCGAAGAACACCTGGACGCCACGGAGCGCTCGGTGTCGGTGCTGGAGCGTGATGGACAGCCCGCGCGCGCGGTCATCCTCTCGCGCAGTTATCACACATCCCTGGAGGATCTGTGGGACGCGGTCACCACCAGCGAGCGGCTCGCACGTTGGTTTCTACCTGTCAGCGGAGAACTCAAACCCGGCGGGCGCTATCAACTGGAAGGCAACGCGGGGGGCGCAATCACGGCCTGCGGGCGGCCCTGGCATTTCGCGCTCACATGGGAGTTCGGCGGCGACGTGAGCTGGGTGGAGGTACGCTTCTCGCAAGGTGGGGCCGGCCGCGCGCGGCTGAAGCTGACGCACACCCAGCGGCTGTCGGAGCACTGGAGCCGGTACGGGCCGGGGGCGACCGGCATCGGCTGGGAGTTGGGTCTCCTGGGTCTGGCGTTCCATCTGGCGGATCCGGACGCGCCGAAGCCGGATGAGTTGGCCTTTGCGACGTCGCGGGACGGCAAGGCGTTCATCCGGGGAAGTGGTGAGGGATGGGAGCAGGCGGCGGTCGTGTCCGGAGAGGACCCCGACGCTGCGCGTGCGGCGGCAAGGCGCACGATCGCCTTCTACACGGGGGAATCGGCGGACCACGCCTGA
- a CDS encoding formylglycine-generating enzyme family protein produces the protein MMVSARINMAITRGALGVLLLLGLVRQMSAQQPEPGTVFRDCEACPAMVVVPPGSFMMGSPRTPRGMYADEGPRHRATIGYPLAVGVYEVTFAEWDACVSAGGCLGYRPDDHGSGRGRRPVINVSWEDARRYVAWLSEQTGEAYRLPSEAEWEYVARAGTETAWHWGEDPGEQCRHANGFDRELAERLEVEDVRIRVVPASCSDGYDGVAPVGSFQPNGFGLHDASGNVWEWTDDCWNETYAGAPADGSAWTRGYCVPRVVRGGSWNNPPGLLRSAFRDGIPRENRGFNVGFRVARSMH, from the coding sequence ATGATGGTCTCCGCACGCATCAACATGGCGATCACCCGCGGAGCGTTGGGCGTTCTGCTTCTACTCGGCCTCGTGCGTCAGATGAGTGCCCAGCAGCCTGAGCCGGGTACGGTGTTCAGAGACTGCGAGGCTTGCCCCGCGATGGTGGTTGTGCCGCCGGGGAGCTTCATGATGGGATCTCCCAGGACCCCGCGAGGCATGTACGCCGACGAGGGACCACGCCATCGGGCGACGATCGGCTATCCTCTGGCGGTGGGGGTCTACGAAGTGACCTTCGCCGAGTGGGATGCCTGCGTGAGCGCCGGGGGCTGCCTGGGCTACCGGCCGGACGACCACGGCTCGGGCCGCGGAAGGCGACCCGTCATCAACGTCTCCTGGGAAGATGCGCGGAGGTACGTCGCCTGGCTGTCGGAGCAGACCGGCGAAGCGTACCGGTTGCCGAGCGAAGCCGAATGGGAGTACGTGGCGCGTGCCGGGACGGAGACGGCGTGGCACTGGGGAGAGGACCCTGGGGAACAATGCCGTCACGCCAACGGATTCGACCGCGAACTTGCCGAGAGACTCGAAGTGGAGGACGTCAGGATCAGGGTCGTGCCCGCGTCCTGTTCCGATGGGTATGACGGCGTGGCCCCGGTGGGATCGTTCCAGCCGAACGGCTTCGGACTCCATGACGCGTCGGGAAACGTCTGGGAGTGGACGGACGACTGCTGGAACGAAACCTATGCGGGCGCTCCGGCCGACGGCAGCGCCTGGACCCGCGGCTACTGCGTTCCCCGCGTGGTGCGCGGCGGCTCCTGGAACAACCCGCCCGGTCTCCTGCGCTCGGCGTTCCGTGACGGGATTCCGCGTGAAAACCGAGGGTTCAACGTCGGCTTCCGGGTTGCCCGGTCGATGCACTAA
- a CDS encoding tryptophan 7-halogenase, with amino-acid sequence MGGGPAGSAVSRLLARWGHSVVLLTRPPTGHPALAESVPPSARKLFTLLGIAPAIDDAGFFPARGNLVRWGDAPLRRADFAPGTIGHHVTRDAFDALLLDLAEEAGAEVRRDATVRRVVRGEAGGEGEGEQLQRVEYEDGRGGTGILQARFVLDCSGRTGVIASPELRVRDQSNATVALAGVWRVNAAALPAEPCTLVESYRDGWAWSMPVSDTRRYLTMMIDPRRTELLKGHGRRRLYLAELEKTREARRLVADARLESDISGHTSSQYSASRFAGDGFLLVGDAGSFIDPLASAGVKKALASAWLAAVVVHTCISTPDMRDVALEFFDSRERATWLGHRRHTARYYREAAAAHGHGFWSARAAAAGDIEAPARPDAAQASALDPAAEVHVPVPTEPDIAALRKDPDVLRAFSELRAAPGIRLRPAPGLRHPRLPAVRGRRIVLDEHVASPALPDGVRFLRDVDLPPLVEMAGSFEQVPDLYQAYLDRVATVSLPDFLGALSVLLGKGMLTNEPEGDRR; translated from the coding sequence ATCGGCGGTGGACCGGCCGGCTCCGCGGTGAGCCGTCTGCTCGCGCGCTGGGGGCACTCGGTCGTACTGCTCACGCGCCCGCCCACGGGCCATCCCGCGCTTGCCGAGTCCGTTCCCCCCAGCGCGCGCAAGCTCTTCACCCTGCTGGGAATCGCGCCGGCGATCGACGACGCGGGTTTCTTCCCGGCCCGCGGCAATCTCGTCCGCTGGGGCGATGCCCCGCTCCGGCGCGCCGACTTCGCGCCCGGTACCATCGGCCATCACGTGACACGCGACGCCTTCGATGCGCTGCTTCTCGATCTTGCCGAAGAAGCGGGTGCCGAGGTGCGGCGCGATGCAACGGTGCGGCGAGTGGTGCGGGGGGAAGCCGGTGGCGAAGGGGAAGGGGAGCAACTGCAGCGAGTCGAGTATGAGGACGGACGTGGCGGTACGGGGATCCTGCAAGCTCGCTTCGTCCTGGACTGCTCCGGCCGCACTGGGGTGATTGCCAGTCCGGAACTGCGCGTCCGCGACCAGTCGAACGCCACCGTCGCCCTGGCCGGGGTCTGGCGGGTGAACGCCGCCGCGCTCCCGGCCGAGCCCTGCACCCTGGTGGAGAGCTACCGCGACGGCTGGGCCTGGTCGATGCCGGTATCGGACACGCGCCGCTACCTGACCATGATGATCGATCCCCGCAGGACCGAGCTGCTCAAGGGGCACGGACGCCGCCGCCTCTACCTGGCGGAACTCGAGAAGACCCGGGAGGCCCGCCGCCTGGTGGCCGACGCTCGCCTTGAGAGCGACATCAGCGGCCACACCTCCTCCCAGTACAGCGCCTCCCGCTTTGCCGGGGACGGGTTCCTGCTGGTCGGGGATGCGGGCAGCTTCATCGATCCGCTCGCCTCGGCAGGGGTCAAGAAGGCGCTCGCTTCCGCGTGGCTCGCGGCGGTAGTGGTCCACACCTGCATCTCGACGCCCGACATGCGCGACGTGGCGCTCGAGTTCTTCGACAGCCGCGAGCGCGCGACCTGGCTCGGCCACCGCCGCCACACGGCCCGGTACTACCGTGAGGCGGCCGCGGCGCACGGTCACGGCTTCTGGAGCGCGCGCGCGGCGGCCGCCGGGGACATCGAGGCGCCCGCGCGTCCAGACGCGGCGCAAGCCTCCGCCCTCGACCCCGCCGCGGAAGTACATGTCCCGGTCCCGACGGAGCCCGACATCGCCGCGCTGCGCAAAGACCCGGATGTCCTGCGCGCCTTCAGCGAACTGCGTGCCGCGCCCGGCATCCGCCTGCGCCCCGCGCCCGGCCTGCGCCATCCCCGGCTACCCGCGGTACGCGGCCGCCGGATCGTCCTCGACGAGCACGTCGCCTCGCCCGCACTTCCCGACGGCGTGCGCTTCCTGCGCGACGTGGACCTCCCGCCCCTCGTCGAAATGGCCGGCAGCTTCGAGCAGGTACCCGACCTCTACCAGGCCTACCTTGACCGCGTGGCCACGGTGTCGCTCCCGGATTTCCTGGGCGCTCTCTCCGTCCTCCTCGGCAAAGGAATGCTGACCAACGAGCCGGAGGGAGATCGGCGATGA